In one window of Meiothermus sp. DNA:
- a CDS encoding iron ABC transporter permease yields the protein MAVIGKTSLKGIASGRSPAWMAGLVALVSLLVLPWGRTDRSLLEFDSKLLVLNQAPWLGGVLLVVVAVLTLSSLLHLPLVQRGYALVGLGGAGFLAGVGWLVTTSVPFGVGALLVLTALLVMVGIGLSETGIIQNDPFVTSSILVCSLFVLLFIAYPLFTVLRESVQLKGTFTLNKIQSVLTSPLFISIENPYTDHSEQLLVNLATLGLGLLGAGLAARGGLRWPRVLIGLGVGLVLGWIAGAGIFGGGALPTSLYLALIVAPITTALGLVFALLEQRSRAAWVRRSLGVVSLLPLITPPFVFAFALIYWLGRSGIITSDLLGLKTSFLFGINGVAIAQVFAFTPVAFLILRGSVQGLNPALEEASTTLRAHPWQTFRDITWPLLRPGLAAAFLLTIIESLADFGNPMLLGGDRNFLSTEVFLALTGRYDPNEAAVYGAVLLCLVLVIFGLQRLWLGNTSFVTVTGKPGAGNFSPLPVWLERTLQTILVLWGLAVVLLYFSIFFGSFVQIWGINNSFTFKHYVDLTNLGLPVLFKTAQLAFISAIIATLVGFLIAYLVSRQQFFGRGLLEVGSMLSFATPGTVMGVAYILAFNTGPWLLTGTGIIIVLALVFRNMPAAVRGVISGLSQIDKSLEEASTLLRAPSSTTLRRVLIPLLIPQLLAGLVFAFVRGMTAISQIIFLISPGNALATVLMLRWIEQGDLGRGAAMATVMILGLLTVILILFAVSRRLGRGTSLEAAV from the coding sequence ATGGCGGTGATTGGAAAAACGAGCCTCAAGGGTATTGCCAGCGGACGCTCACCGGCCTGGATGGCCGGTTTGGTCGCTCTGGTAAGCCTGCTGGTGCTGCCCTGGGGGCGCACCGACCGCAGCTTGCTCGAGTTCGATAGCAAGCTCCTGGTGTTGAACCAAGCACCCTGGCTGGGTGGGGTACTGCTGGTGGTGGTGGCAGTGCTGACCCTATCGAGCCTGCTGCATCTGCCCCTGGTACAGCGCGGCTACGCCCTGGTGGGGCTGGGAGGTGCGGGGTTCCTGGCAGGGGTGGGCTGGCTGGTCACCACCTCGGTGCCATTTGGGGTGGGCGCACTACTTGTGTTGACTGCCCTGCTGGTGATGGTGGGTATCGGATTGAGCGAGACGGGCATCATCCAAAACGACCCCTTCGTGACCAGCAGCATCCTGGTATGTTCGCTGTTCGTGCTGCTGTTCATCGCTTACCCACTCTTTACAGTGCTACGCGAGTCGGTGCAGCTGAAGGGGACCTTCACCCTGAACAAGATTCAAAGCGTCCTCACCTCGCCCCTCTTCATCAGTATCGAAAACCCCTATACCGACCACTCCGAACAACTGCTGGTGAACCTGGCCACCCTGGGGTTGGGGCTCCTGGGGGCCGGGCTGGCGGCACGCGGGGGTCTGCGCTGGCCTCGAGTCCTGATCGGGCTGGGCGTGGGTTTGGTGCTGGGCTGGATTGCAGGCGCGGGGATTTTTGGCGGCGGGGCCTTGCCCACCAGCCTTTACCTGGCCCTGATCGTGGCGCCCATCACCACGGCCCTGGGCCTGGTGTTTGCCCTCCTGGAGCAGCGCTCGAGGGCGGCCTGGGTACGTCGAAGCCTGGGGGTGGTAAGTCTGCTGCCCCTAATTACCCCCCCGTTTGTGTTTGCTTTTGCCCTCATCTACTGGCTTGGGCGCAGCGGAATCATCACCAGCGACCTGCTGGGGCTCAAGACCAGCTTTCTGTTTGGCATCAACGGGGTGGCCATCGCGCAAGTCTTCGCCTTCACGCCGGTAGCTTTTTTGATTCTGCGCGGCTCGGTGCAGGGGCTTAACCCGGCCCTCGAGGAGGCCTCGACCACCCTGCGGGCCCACCCCTGGCAAACCTTCCGCGACATCACCTGGCCCTTGCTGCGCCCTGGCCTGGCTGCGGCTTTCTTGCTTACCATCATCGAGTCGCTGGCCGACTTTGGAAACCCCATGCTGCTGGGCGGCGACCGCAACTTCCTTTCTACCGAGGTCTTCCTGGCCCTGACCGGGCGCTACGACCCCAACGAGGCCGCCGTCTACGGCGCCGTGCTCTTGTGTTTGGTGCTCGTCATATTTGGCTTGCAGCGGCTCTGGCTGGGCAACACCTCGTTCGTCACGGTCACCGGCAAGCCGGGGGCAGGCAACTTCTCACCCTTGCCGGTCTGGCTCGAGCGCACCCTGCAAACCATCCTGGTTCTGTGGGGGCTGGCTGTGGTGCTGCTGTACTTCTCGATTTTCTTTGGCTCTTTTGTGCAAATCTGGGGCATCAACAACAGCTTTACCTTCAAGCACTACGTCGACCTGACCAACCTGGGCCTGCCGGTGCTGTTCAAAACCGCTCAACTGGCTTTTATCAGCGCCATCATTGCTACGCTGGTGGGTTTCTTGATTGCCTACCTGGTCTCGAGGCAGCAGTTTTTTGGACGGGGGCTGTTGGAGGTCGGTTCAATGCTCTCCTTTGCCACCCCCGGCACCGTGATGGGGGTGGCCTACATTTTGGCCTTCAACACTGGCCCCTGGCTCCTCACCGGTACCGGGATCATCATCGTGCTGGCGCTGGTCTTTCGCAACATGCCGGCGGCGGTGCGAGGGGTCATCTCGGGGCTTTCCCAGATTGACAAGAGCCTCGAGGAAGCCTCCACCCTGCTGCGGGCCCCTTCCAGTACCACATTGCGCCGGGTCTTGATCCCCCTGCTTATACCGCAACTTCTGGCCGGGCTGGTCTTTGCGTTTGTGCGCGGCATGACCGCCATAAGCCAGATTATCTTCCTGATTAGCCCTGGAAACGCCCTGGCTACGGTGCTCATGCTGCGCTGGATAGAACAAGGCGATCTGGGCCGGGGCGCAGCCATGGCCACGGTGATGATTTTAGGGCTGCTCACGGTCATCTTAATTCTGTTTGCCGTCTCGCGGCGGCTGGGACGCGGCACCTCCCTGGAAGCCGCAGTATGA
- a CDS encoding ABC transporter ATP-binding protein — translation MQQTVSANQTGKQQAVSVKLEGIVKKFGKVTAVEKVDLELPAGKLITLLGPSGCGKTTILRMVAGLERPTEGRILFGGEDVTRLPAYLRDITMMFQSYALFPHMNVYQNIAYGLEVTRRPKQEIRERVAEVVQQVGLTGLEERPVAALSGGQQQRVALARSLVMQPRVLLFDEPLSNLDAKLRKRVREEIRDLQQELGITSLYVTHDQEEAMAISDRVVLMNKGVIEQQGDPRTLYTRPVSRFAADFIGRANFFEGHYSAGRIQVAGYQQPYQQEGISGKVTVMVRPEALKVHLSGDGLDGTIHHVSFLGSSTEFSVDTPVGRLEGVVAGDAPELPGRGEKVKVQFAPQGTFLLPA, via the coding sequence ATGCAACAAACGGTATCGGCAAACCAAACCGGAAAGCAGCAAGCGGTATCGGTCAAGCTCGAGGGCATCGTTAAGAAATTTGGCAAGGTCACGGCGGTCGAAAAAGTAGACCTGGAGCTACCCGCAGGCAAGCTCATCACCCTGCTGGGTCCTTCGGGCTGCGGCAAAACCACCATCCTGCGCATGGTCGCGGGCCTCGAGCGCCCCACCGAGGGACGGATTTTATTTGGCGGGGAGGACGTAACCCGGCTACCGGCCTATCTGCGCGACATCACCATGATGTTCCAGAGTTACGCCCTTTTTCCCCACATGAATGTGTATCAAAACATTGCCTATGGCCTCGAGGTGACCCGCCGCCCCAAGCAGGAAATCCGCGAACGGGTAGCCGAGGTGGTGCAACAGGTGGGCCTGACCGGCCTGGAGGAACGCCCGGTAGCGGCGCTTTCGGGGGGGCAGCAGCAGCGCGTGGCCCTGGCCCGCTCACTGGTGATGCAGCCGCGGGTACTGCTCTTCGACGAACCGCTCTCGAACCTCGATGCCAAACTGCGCAAACGGGTTCGCGAGGAAATCCGCGATCTGCAACAGGAGCTGGGCATTACCTCACTCTACGTAACCCACGACCAGGAAGAGGCCATGGCCATCTCCGACCGGGTGGTGCTGATGAACAAAGGGGTCATCGAGCAGCAGGGTGACCCCCGCACCCTCTACACCAGGCCCGTTAGCCGCTTCGCCGCCGACTTCATCGGGCGGGCCAATTTCTTCGAAGGGCACTACAGCGCCGGACGCATTCAGGTGGCGGGCTACCAGCAGCCTTACCAGCAAGAAGGCATTTCGGGCAAAGTGACCGTTATGGTGCGTCCCGAGGCCCTAAAGGTGCACCTGAGCGGCGATGGCCTGGACGGCACCATACACCATGTCTCCTTCCTGGGTTCCTCCACCGAATTTAGCGTGGATACCCCGGTGGGGCGGCTCGAGGGGGTGGTGGCCGGCGACGCCCCAGAGCTCCCCGGCCGCGGTGAGAAGGTCAAGGTTCAGTTCGCGCCACAGGGAACGTTCTTGCTGCCTGCCTAA
- a CDS encoding S8 family serine peptidase, whose product MMLRFLLALLWLILLAPFSLAQSRTVEVIVELDGPQLPRGQARAELMRLLKAHLGQMQGRLKIKAAGGFWASQSFLVRVPESQVERLMQMPGVRRVYTNRAVRMTQPVASALSAPVNSGSNWALQQIGAPGLWASGLRGQGIRIGHLDTGVDASHPDLRGKVAAFAVVSPGGTPRPSEPYDSSLHGTHTAGLLVGNNVGVAPEARLVSALVLPDGYGTLAQVLGGLDWVLEQNVQVVSMSLGMEGTWTEFAAAIGRMKQMGVLPVFAIGNSGSSTASPGNMPDVLGIGATNPSNQVAGFSSRGEVRWGAPYNVVLNKPDLVAPGVDVLSTIPGGRYMAMSGTSVSTAIAAGSAALLMSGGFKAEQVRQALLSSAQSLQVAGSGRGLIRLGEALAMLRPKQPDNAQATQPSPPPPPPAPQPPQTSQPQPGQPSASNPQLGEKTALLIVETTGADGARLALNSLGFRTEVMQIKPEQRPGADKVDDFALVIWVLPANWSDNWPEPHRKMLRAYVEQGGRLMLISNNQGQRPVAESSAYGKGKASFVSGDLGSLSVERRAQVFQGIIQQLMR is encoded by the coding sequence ATGATGCTCCGCTTTCTACTCGCCCTGTTGTGGCTCATCCTGCTGGCGCCTTTTTCCCTGGCCCAATCGCGCACGGTGGAAGTAATTGTGGAACTCGATGGGCCGCAACTACCCCGCGGGCAGGCCCGGGCCGAACTGATGCGATTGCTCAAAGCCCACCTCGGTCAGATGCAGGGCCGCCTCAAAATTAAGGCTGCCGGAGGGTTCTGGGCCAGCCAGAGCTTTCTGGTGCGTGTGCCCGAGTCGCAGGTAGAGCGCCTGATGCAGATGCCGGGCGTGCGACGGGTCTACACCAACCGGGCAGTTCGGATGACCCAGCCGGTGGCTTCGGCCCTCTCGGCTCCGGTAAACAGTGGTAGCAACTGGGCTTTACAGCAAATCGGGGCACCCGGTCTGTGGGCCAGTGGCCTGCGCGGTCAGGGGATTCGCATTGGACACCTGGATACTGGTGTGGATGCCTCCCACCCGGATCTGCGCGGCAAAGTTGCAGCCTTTGCGGTGGTCAGCCCCGGTGGCACCCCCCGCCCCAGTGAGCCCTACGACTCCTCCCTACACGGAACCCATACCGCCGGGCTTTTGGTGGGCAATAATGTCGGGGTAGCCCCCGAGGCCCGCCTGGTTTCGGCACTGGTGCTGCCCGATGGCTATGGCACCCTGGCGCAGGTATTGGGTGGGCTGGACTGGGTGCTCGAGCAAAACGTGCAGGTGGTCTCGATGTCGCTGGGCATGGAAGGCACCTGGACAGAGTTTGCTGCCGCCATCGGACGCATGAAACAGATGGGGGTGCTGCCGGTCTTTGCGATAGGAAACTCGGGTAGCAGCACTGCCTCGCCGGGCAACATGCCCGATGTACTCGGCATTGGGGCAACGAACCCGTCCAACCAGGTCGCGGGCTTCAGCAGCCGGGGCGAGGTGCGCTGGGGCGCGCCCTACAATGTGGTGCTGAACAAACCCGACCTGGTCGCCCCCGGCGTCGATGTGCTCTCCACCATTCCCGGCGGGCGTTACATGGCCATGAGCGGCACTTCGGTGAGTACTGCCATTGCTGCCGGCAGCGCGGCCTTACTCATGTCGGGTGGCTTCAAGGCCGAGCAAGTGCGGCAGGCTCTGCTCAGCTCGGCACAAAGCCTCCAGGTTGCTGGCAGTGGCCGGGGGCTCATTCGCCTGGGAGAAGCACTGGCTATGCTGCGCCCCAAGCAACCCGACAACGCGCAAGCCACTCAACCCAGCCCACCTCCCCCCCCACCGGCCCCGCAACCTCCCCAGACCAGCCAACCCCAGCCTGGGCAGCCCTCTGCCAGCAACCCACAGCTAGGGGAAAAAACCGCGCTGCTAATCGTCGAGACCACCGGCGCAGATGGGGCCAGGCTGGCCCTGAATAGCCTGGGCTTTCGCACCGAGGTGATGCAGATCAAACCCGAGCAGCGGCCCGGAGCCGACAAGGTAGACGATTTTGCACTGGTTATCTGGGTTTTGCCCGCTAACTGGAGCGACAACTGGCCCGAGCCCCACCGCAAAATGCTTCGGGCGTATGTGGAGCAGGGCGGGCGGCTGATGCTTATTAGCAACAACCAGGGACAGCGCCCAGTGGCCGAGTCCAGCGCTTACGGCAAGGGCAAGGCGAGCTTCGTGAGCGGCGACCTGGGTAGCCTGAGCGTGGAGCGGCGCGCGCAGGTTTTCCAGGGCATCATCCAGCAGTTGATGCGCTAA
- the frr gene encoding ribosome recycling factor, with the protein MMLKDLYAEAKNHMQKSLEALEHHLATMRTGRANPAILNNIKVEYYGSAMPLNQVGTVSSPDPRTLVVQSWDPGMLKEIEKAIRDSDLGLNPTNKGDALFINIPALTEERRKDLVKAVKHYAEEAKIAVRNARREALDKAKKMEKEKHLSEDDIKRAEAEIQKITDDFIHKIDEALHKKEQEILGG; encoded by the coding sequence ATCATGCTCAAAGACCTCTACGCCGAAGCCAAGAATCACATGCAAAAATCGTTGGAAGCCCTCGAGCACCACCTCGCTACCATGCGAACCGGAAGGGCCAATCCCGCCATTCTGAACAACATCAAAGTCGAATACTACGGCTCCGCCATGCCCCTAAACCAGGTGGGTACTGTCTCCTCACCCGATCCGCGCACTCTGGTGGTGCAGTCCTGGGATCCGGGTATGCTCAAAGAAATCGAAAAAGCTATCCGCGACTCCGATCTGGGCCTAAACCCCACCAACAAGGGCGATGCCCTTTTCATCAACATTCCAGCCCTGACCGAAGAGCGTCGCAAAGATCTGGTCAAAGCAGTCAAACACTACGCCGAAGAAGCTAAAATTGCTGTTCGTAACGCCCGGCGCGAAGCCCTTGACAAAGCCAAGAAGATGGAGAAGGAAAAACACCTCTCCGAAGACGACATCAAACGTGCCGAGGCCGAAATCCAGAAGATCACCGACGATTTTATCCACAAGATTGACGAGGCTTTGCACAAGAAGGAGCAAGAAATCCTGGGTGGCTAG
- the pyrH gene encoding UMP kinase, which produces MKYKRVLLKLSGEFMSGNGFGIQPEATKALAHEVAKAHRLGVQVAIVVGGGNFWRGARQGVGMDRASADYIGMLATIMNALALQDALEFIGVPTRVQTALTIQQVAEPYIRRRAIRHLEKGRVVIFGGGTGNPYVTTDTAAALRGLEMNVDAVLMAKNKVDGVYSDDPRKNPAAIKYDDLTYHQALVEGLQVMDATAMALCQEQNMPIVVFDMFTEGNLEKIIKGERVGTLVHS; this is translated from the coding sequence ATGAAATACAAGCGTGTTCTGCTCAAACTATCGGGTGAATTTATGAGCGGCAATGGCTTTGGTATCCAGCCTGAAGCCACCAAGGCACTAGCGCATGAAGTGGCGAAGGCCCACCGGCTGGGCGTGCAGGTTGCAATTGTGGTGGGCGGCGGAAATTTCTGGCGGGGTGCGCGGCAGGGTGTGGGCATGGATCGGGCCAGCGCAGACTATATTGGCATGCTAGCCACCATCATGAATGCTCTGGCCTTGCAGGATGCCCTCGAGTTCATCGGTGTACCCACCCGCGTCCAAACGGCCCTGACCATCCAGCAAGTTGCCGAACCCTACATTCGCCGCCGGGCCATACGGCACCTGGAAAAGGGCCGGGTGGTGATCTTTGGCGGCGGCACCGGCAACCCCTACGTGACCACCGACACCGCAGCAGCTCTGCGTGGCCTGGAAATGAACGTGGACGCAGTATTGATGGCCAAAAACAAGGTGGATGGGGTGTACAGCGACGACCCCCGCAAAAACCCCGCTGCAATCAAGTACGACGATCTCACCTACCACCAGGCCCTGGTAGAAGGCTTGCAGGTGATGGATGCTACTGCCATGGCCTTGTGTCAGGAGCAAAATATGCCCATCGTGGTTTTTGATATGTTTACGGAGGGCAATCTGGAGAAAATTATCAAAGGGGAACGCGTGGGCACCCTGGTGCATAGCTAG
- the tsf gene encoding translation elongation factor Ts, whose protein sequence is MTQLEQIKKLREQTGAGMTDVKKALEDAGWDMEKATTLLRERGALKAAKKADREAREGIIGSYIHHNLRVGVMVELNSETDFVARNEEFQRLAKDIAMHIAMANPRYVSVEEVSQEDLEKEKAIYIQQLLNEGKPQNIAEKAAEGRLKKFYEETVLLEQPFVKDEKVKVGELIKAAVAKIGENIQVKRFARFEVGA, encoded by the coding sequence ATGACACAACTTGAGCAAATCAAGAAACTACGCGAACAAACCGGTGCTGGCATGACCGACGTCAAGAAGGCGCTGGAAGATGCCGGCTGGGACATGGAAAAGGCCACCACCCTGCTGCGCGAGCGCGGTGCCCTCAAGGCCGCCAAGAAAGCCGACCGCGAGGCCCGCGAAGGTATTATCGGCTCGTACATTCACCACAATCTGCGCGTGGGGGTGATGGTCGAGCTCAACTCCGAGACCGACTTCGTGGCCCGCAACGAGGAGTTCCAGCGTCTGGCCAAGGACATCGCCATGCACATCGCCATGGCCAACCCCCGCTACGTGAGCGTCGAGGAGGTTTCGCAAGAAGACCTCGAAAAGGAAAAGGCCATCTATATCCAGCAGCTCCTCAACGAAGGAAAGCCGCAAAACATCGCCGAGAAAGCCGCCGAAGGCCGTCTTAAGAAGTTTTACGAAGAGACGGTTCTTCTGGAGCAACCTTTCGTAAAGGACGAGAAGGTCAAGGTGGGCGAACTCATCAAGGCTGCCGTTGCCAAGATAGGCGAAAATATTCAGGTCAAACGCTTTGCCCGATTTGAAGTCGGAGCGTGA
- the rpsB gene encoding 30S ribosomal protein S2: MAANVSIKELLEAGVHFGHETKRWNPKMKRYIYAERNGIFIIDLQKSMVELERTFKYVQDLAMRGATILYVGTKKQAQEIIQQEADRAGMPYVNQRWLGGMLTNFRTITAQVNRLTELEALFASEDIKERVKTEQVKLQHELERLQKNLGGFRKLRRLPDAIFVVDPTKEAIAVKEARKLGIPVIALADTDSDPDVCDFIVPGNDDAIRSIQLIVSRMTDLIVEARGGGREIPATSTDVDATPEAAEA; the protein is encoded by the coding sequence ATGGCTGCAAACGTAAGCATCAAGGAACTGCTCGAGGCCGGTGTGCACTTCGGCCACGAGACCAAGCGCTGGAATCCCAAGATGAAGCGCTACATCTACGCCGAGCGCAACGGCATTTTTATCATTGACCTGCAAAAAAGCATGGTCGAGCTCGAGCGCACCTTCAAGTACGTGCAAGACCTGGCCATGCGGGGGGCCACCATCCTTTACGTAGGCACCAAGAAGCAAGCCCAGGAGATTATTCAGCAGGAAGCCGACCGCGCCGGAATGCCCTATGTCAATCAGCGCTGGCTGGGCGGGATGCTCACCAACTTCCGCACCATCACCGCGCAGGTCAACCGCCTCACCGAGCTCGAGGCCCTCTTCGCCTCGGAAGACATCAAGGAGCGGGTCAAGACCGAGCAGGTCAAGCTCCAACACGAGCTCGAGCGGCTGCAAAAGAACCTGGGCGGCTTCCGCAAGCTGCGCCGCCTGCCCGACGCAATCTTTGTGGTTGACCCCACCAAGGAGGCCATTGCAGTCAAGGAAGCCCGCAAGCTGGGTATTCCCGTGATCGCCCTGGCCGACACTGACTCCGACCCCGACGTGTGCGACTTTATTGTGCCCGGTAACGACGACGCCATTCGTTCGATTCAGCTCATCGTGAGCCGCATGACCGATCTGATCGTCGAAGCCCGTGGTGGTGGGCGTGAAATTCCGGCTACCAGTACCGATGTGGACGCCACACCCGAAGCAGCAGAAGCATAA
- the rpsF gene encoding 30S ribosomal protein S6, whose protein sequence is MPQYEVNVILNPNLDGAQAALEKDIIKAALERHGAQIKNVDDWGNRRLAYPIQKDPEGNVLFYTVEMAGGSNAALQRELRLRDHVRRVTILRDRPEWRNSKKKK, encoded by the coding sequence ATGCCGCAGTACGAAGTTAACGTGATTCTCAACCCCAACCTCGATGGGGCCCAGGCAGCCTTGGAGAAAGACATCATCAAAGCCGCCCTCGAGCGCCACGGTGCCCAGATCAAAAACGTAGACGACTGGGGTAACCGCCGCCTGGCCTATCCCATCCAGAAAGACCCCGAAGGCAACGTGCTTTTCTACACCGTGGAAATGGCTGGGGGCAGCAACGCCGCGCTGCAGCGTGAACTACGCTTGCGCGATCATGTACGTCGTGTGACCATCCTCCGCGACCGTCCCGAATGGCGAAACAGCAAGAAGAAAAAATAA
- a CDS encoding single-stranded DNA-binding protein, producing the protein MARGLNRVTLVGTLTQDPELRYTAGGLAVMELNLAGNDVVTDEQGQTREPAWYHRVKLLGKSAEFWGDTLKAGMAILVDGKLEYRAWEQDGQKKSSLDIRADRIEIVSLEGKRGQVTVTDARGQERLKDGLNHVMLVGNLTRDPELRYTPQGTAVTRLSLAVNEKFTTRQGGEQEKVHYVEAQAWRELAEFAAELKKGDGAFLIGRLVNDSWTAQDGTRRYTTRVELSRLERLARGTGQSTGGNSSQSAATAAKGRTGKVDIDEGLEDDFPPEEDLPF; encoded by the coding sequence ATGGCTCGAGGCCTCAACCGCGTTACCCTCGTAGGCACCCTGACCCAAGACCCCGAACTGCGCTACACTGCCGGTGGACTGGCCGTGATGGAACTCAACCTGGCCGGCAACGATGTGGTTACCGATGAGCAGGGCCAGACCCGTGAACCCGCCTGGTATCACCGGGTTAAGCTGCTGGGTAAAAGTGCAGAGTTCTGGGGCGACACCCTGAAAGCGGGCATGGCCATCCTTGTGGATGGCAAGCTCGAGTACCGCGCCTGGGAGCAGGACGGTCAGAAAAAGAGCAGCCTGGACATCCGCGCTGACCGCATAGAGATTGTGAGCCTGGAAGGCAAGCGGGGCCAGGTGACCGTTACCGATGCCCGTGGACAGGAGCGCCTCAAGGACGGCCTCAACCACGTGATGCTGGTGGGTAACCTGACCCGGGACCCCGAACTGCGCTACACCCCTCAGGGAACCGCCGTGACCCGTCTTTCGCTGGCCGTGAACGAAAAGTTCACCACCCGCCAGGGGGGCGAACAGGAAAAGGTGCACTATGTGGAAGCTCAGGCCTGGCGCGAGCTGGCCGAGTTTGCGGCAGAACTCAAAAAAGGAGACGGAGCGTTCCTAATCGGACGCTTGGTGAACGACTCCTGGACCGCTCAGGACGGCACAAGGCGATACACCACCCGTGTGGAGCTTTCCCGCCTCGAGCGACTTGCCCGTGGAACTGGACAAAGTACAGGTGGAAACAGTTCCCAAAGCGCTGCAACTGCAGCCAAAGGCCGTACGGGTAAGGTAGATATTGATGAAGGCTTGGAAGACGATTTCCCACCTGAGGAGGATTTACCGTTTTGA
- the rpsR gene encoding 30S ribosomal protein S18, with protein MRRGRKPKVAAAVGAFDLNDFKNVDILRRFLSETGKILPRRRTGLNAKDQRKLARTIKRARMMGLLPFTEKLVRK; from the coding sequence ATGCGCCGTGGCCGCAAGCCCAAAGTGGCCGCAGCCGTGGGGGCCTTCGACCTCAACGATTTTAAGAACGTGGATATCCTCAGGCGTTTCCTGTCTGAGACCGGCAAGATTTTGCCCCGCCGCCGTACCGGACTCAACGCCAAGGATCAGCGCAAGCTGGCCCGCACCATCAAGCGGGCCCGCATGATGGGCTTGCTGCCCTTTACCGAGAAGCTGGTACGGAAATAG
- the rplI gene encoding 50S ribosomal protein L9 encodes MKVILLEPMENLGDVGAVVNVKPGYARNYLLPRGIATLATESNLKTLEAKIRAQAKKAAERKAEAERLKELLEPITLTLKVKAGDQKIYGSVTTREIAAALEAQHQITIDPKKLALEKPIKDLGDYALAYKPHPEVPMTLKVSVVADKA; translated from the coding sequence ATGAAAGTGATTCTGCTTGAACCTATGGAGAACCTGGGGGATGTGGGGGCAGTTGTCAATGTGAAACCGGGCTATGCCCGCAACTACCTGCTGCCTCGGGGGATCGCTACCCTGGCCACCGAGAGCAACCTCAAGACCCTGGAAGCCAAAATTCGTGCCCAGGCCAAGAAAGCCGCCGAGCGCAAGGCCGAGGCCGAGCGCCTGAAGGAGCTTTTGGAACCCATCACCCTGACCCTCAAGGTTAAGGCCGGTGACCAGAAAATTTATGGCTCTGTAACCACCCGCGAAATTGCCGCCGCCCTCGAGGCCCAGCACCAGATCACCATCGATCCCAAAAAGCTGGCCCTGGAAAAGCCCATCAAAGACCTGGGCGACTATGCCCTGGCCTACAAGCCCCACCCCGAAGTCCCCATGACCCTCAAGGTCTCGGTGGTGGCCGACAAGGCATAA
- a CDS encoding MOSC domain-containing protein gives MHLLSIHLGQPRLLPVGPHTTTTGIFKNPVESVQISALGLMGDYVADQEHHGGPDQAVYVYSAEDYDWWVEKLGQALEPGTFGENLTFSSFGEGPLRIGDRFQVGPVLLEVSAPRIPCATLAARMGDPSFVKKFRKAARPGFYARVLEEGQVQCGQSIEKIAAPTQNATLLEVFNLWYDKTPDAARLRWILSTPLAERARAVYAERLKSLKVL, from the coding sequence GTGCATTTGCTCTCCATCCACCTCGGCCAGCCCCGGCTTTTGCCTGTCGGCCCCCATACCACCACCACGGGCATCTTCAAAAACCCAGTCGAGTCAGTTCAAATCTCCGCTTTGGGGCTTATGGGCGATTATGTGGCCGACCAAGAGCATCACGGCGGCCCCGACCAGGCCGTGTACGTGTACAGCGCAGAGGATTACGACTGGTGGGTGGAAAAGTTGGGCCAGGCGCTCGAGCCCGGCACTTTTGGCGAGAACCTGACCTTCTCGAGCTTTGGCGAGGGACCGCTGCGAATTGGCGACCGTTTTCAGGTGGGCCCTGTTTTGCTCGAAGTATCCGCCCCTCGCATTCCCTGCGCCACGCTGGCCGCCCGCATGGGCGACCCCAGTTTCGTCAAGAAGTTTCGGAAGGCAGCTCGTCCAGGGTTTTATGCCAGGGTGCTCGAGGAGGGCCAGGTTCAGTGCGGTCAATCCATCGAAAAAATAGCAGCCCCCACCCAGAACGCAACGCTGCTGGAGGTCTTTAACCTCTGGTACGACAAAACCCCGGATGCCGCCCGGCTTCGCTGGATTCTGTCCACCCCACTGGCAGAACGAGCCCGTGCTGTTTATGCCGAGCGTCTAAAATCGCTTAAAGTGCTTTGA
- a CDS encoding DUF3054 domain-containing protein yields the protein MSITVKTRKTARLLAWGDAICIVLFAIIGLQSHGEPVSLSGIVRNALPILLVWWLVAPFLRTYTRPTWQNLLYTWAIAVSTGVWLRFMVLQKPFDLGYLVFWAITLGATLVLLLAWRALAIFLVRGKQLGV from the coding sequence ATGTCTATCACCGTAAAAACCCGCAAAACAGCTCGCCTGCTGGCCTGGGGCGATGCGATTTGTATCGTGCTTTTCGCCATCATCGGCCTGCAAAGCCACGGCGAGCCCGTAAGCCTTTCTGGCATCGTCCGCAACGCACTGCCCATCTTGCTGGTCTGGTGGCTGGTTGCACCGTTTTTGCGCACCTACACCCGGCCTACCTGGCAAAACCTGCTCTACACCTGGGCCATTGCGGTCAGCACCGGGGTCTGGCTGCGCTTCATGGTGCTGCAAAAACCCTTTGATCTGGGCTATCTGGTCTTTTGGGCGATAACCCTGGGTGCCACCCTGGTACTGCTGCTGGCTTGGCGTGCCTTGGCCATCTTCCTGGTTCGCGGGAAGCAGCTTGGGGTCTGA